The DNA segment ACGGACGTTAACCGGAGTGCTCGGCACAACAAAATTGGTGTAAGCGTGCTTGACCAGAACGGTGTTGCCGTCTGTGCCAAGATCGCCACCTTCGTCAATGTTACCCCATTCGGAGTTGATTTCGAAACCAAGAACAGCGTTCAGGGTTTCAGAAGCAACGTAGTCGAAGTACACGCGGACACGCTGGTCAGCAGTGAAGTCGTCTTCTGCGTTGTCATCCTGGAAATCTGCATTGTCAATCCAGGTCAGGTTGTGAACGAACTGGCCTTTCATCTGAACTTCCTTAGCGGAAGCGAATCCAGCCAGTCCCATCACGAAAGCAGCGACCAAAGCGAGGGTCAGAATGCGTTTCATTTTGAGATCCTTGAGAGTTTTGCGTGAATGAACTCTGAGAAAGAACCAACGCCATGTCTCTGTAGGAGACACTGTGTGCGTATAACGAAAAAATGTATGTTTCAAGTGGTATAGCTATATTTCATATAGAAAAGTACAAAAAATTATACGGTTAAAAAAAATAAACAATACAATATCCTTACGCGGCAGGTCTTGTTGTAAATGTGAGGAAAAACAGAAGATAAAAGATTTTTTTGAATCAAGGGAAGCTGTGTCAGGATTTTTTTGGCGCTGAGCGACTTTTCAGAGAGCACAAAAAAGGCCGGGGTTTGCGCACCCCGGCCTGTATTGGCGTCGGATTATGAAAAGAAATCTTTAGAAGTTGTACTTCAGGTAGAAAGCAGCCTTGTATGCATCTTCTGCATCGTCGAGGTCGCTTGCCTTCCAGGTGTCGTCGTCACGATCCATGTGGATGTAGCCGAGTTCTACGATAGCAGCGAGGTTCTCGTAGATCTGGTAGGTGGAGTCGAAGTTCACTTCGATGAAGGAGTCTTCGTCGGTCAGGACTGGAGCAAAGTCATTGCCGCTTACGTCGGTACCTTCAACAGCTTCGCTGTCGGTGGTGCCCTGGCCGTAAACAACGATGAACTTGTGGCTCAGGTCTTCAACAAAGGAGAAATCAGCGAGGTATGCGCCGATTGCCCACATGTCGTAGCGAGCAGAGCCAAGCAGGGAGTCGGCACCGGTGCCAGTAGCGCCGGAGAAGCCGAAGGAGGTCAGGCTGAAGCCAGAGTCGTTCAGGACCGGCATAGCTTCGGAACCGTCGGAGATGTCGTCGTCGTCACCAGTACCGTACAGTGCAGCAACACCGAGGGTACCAAAGCCGAGCTTGTACTCAACGCCGAGATCAGCAAACCAACCGGAGCGGTCGTTTTTGTCTTCGTCAGCAGCAACAGCACCGTAGATCACGTCACCCTTAATGGTGAAGGGATCAAACATGGTGACTTCGTAGTTGATGCCAGCCCAGTATACGTCTGCATTCTCTTCTGCGTCGATAGCACCGATGGTAGCGAGACCAGCAGCTGTATCGTGAGCGTAGAACTCAGAATTGCTTTCGAGAGCGTTCTGGCCAAGTGCGCCGTAGACAGCGTAAGGGGTCACGGCAAAGCCTTCACCCTGAATGTCAGCAGCGAGAGTGAACAGATCGAAGTCTGCATCGTTCTTGTCGCCATTAGCATTGTCAAATGCACGAATCCAAGCAGCGCTCAGAGCAACAGCGTCGTTGATAGGAGCGTTGATGACGATGCCAGCAGCGTCGTCGTCAAAGATCGGGGAGCCATATGCGCCTTTGTAGGCGAAAGGCTGGAGACCAGCGCGGACAGCAACTTCGGTTCCAGGAACAACAAAGTTGGTGTATGCGTGCTTAAC comes from the Desulfobaculum bizertense DSM 18034 genome and includes:
- a CDS encoding outer membrane homotrimeric porin; the protein is MKRIITLALVAAYVLSMAGFASAKEVNMKAEFIESLQWSDNHNFKADDGEDDFTAKQRVRVYFDYVASETLNAVLGLEISHSWGQKGAQLGTDGDNVKVKHAYTNFVVPGTEVAVRAGLQPFAYKGAYGSPIFDDDAAGIVINAPINDAVALSAAWIRAFDNANGDKNDADFDLFTLAADIQGEGFAVTPYAVYGALGQNALESNSEFYAHDTAAGLATIGAIDAEENADVYWAGINYEVTMFDPFTIKGDVIYGAVAADEDKNDRSGWFADLGVEYKLGFGTLGVAALYGTGDDDDISDGSEAMPVLNDSGFSLTSFGFSGATGTGADSLLGSARYDMWAIGAYLADFSFVEDLSHKFIVVYGQGTTDSEAVEGTDVSGNDFAPVLTDEDSFIEVNFDSTYQIYENLAAIVELGYIHMDRDDDTWKASDLDDAEDAYKAAFYLKYNF